The following nucleotide sequence is from Bactrocera oleae isolate idBacOlea1 chromosome 2, idBacOlea1, whole genome shotgun sequence.
ggtgtatatgtatatactacttgtatatgtaaatttattgttgATATACTCGTCACATATTCATGAAAAGCAGACAGATCCAtaaagcttttatatttttgtttcaatttttttcgttttcattaatatatatgtatatacatatataaattttttaaagtgagtcttaattaaaacttttataattataccctgaactgggtatattaagtttcccCAGAAGGGAAtttcggagactctataaaatatacaccatatagtataaatgatcatcatgatgagctaagtcgatttagccatgtccgttcgTCTCTGTATACAATCAGCTTACTTTTTTGGCGGACAATTAATATTCTCGATGCGGTTGAGAATTAGTGCACTATCTGTCAAATTGTGAGTTTAAAAGTTTGGCGGAAGCTTCTTAACAGTATCAAATGGTAGCACGGGATAATTGtacaaacaaaatacaaatagcTCTGGTGGTtagtgagatatacatacgtatgtatgcatttatttaaaacttattagAAGGAGCGGCAACGTCCTTTCCTCATAAGTGTCTTTTTGTACAGGGATCTCTGTATCGGATTTGAATTTAGtagtagtttatttcaattcatctcaattttttctcaagttataTACTCCCACCTTTTATTTGGTGTTAAGCGGTTATAACTATACTATTGAATCTACAATGTATaactattgtaatatatatacatacttagctAACACTgagaagaaattaaaattattaattgcagTCACGCAACGGTTTTTGTCTACGCTTTAGTTTATGGTTTGCTGAGTGAGTGgagaacaaaaatataattagtacAAAGtagcgaaaaatattatattattatttaaaagtataGTATATAGTGTTTGCATAGCGAGTATACCGCAAATAACCAGCATGTTAGACTATAACATTAAAgattccaaaatatttatttttactttttttttacaaaccgGTGTTTGTGCTTcgacatttataaaatattattaatcaaggattagaaaacaaaaaaaaaaaacaaaaaacaattttaatgttaatttaattattttttaatatttcggtAACAAAAACCGAATTATTATCTTAACAAAAACCCTaataatctaaaaatattcCTCCCTTGCATTTGCGGTCAACATTCAGCATTCATAATATTTgtgtataagtaaatatgttagtatttttgtaataaaaaccaatttttagAAATGCAAGGGTGAGGAGCGCGTATTTGTCATCATATCTTAACTGGCATTTTAAATGCTCCCTTAAACTTGTTATACTCGTgtggatatgtacatatgattttatgttaaactaacaaaaacaagaaaaatcgttaacatcggctgcaccgaagctataatattcttcactggtgcattgcttatagcttaaaaggttaataaaatatctttcttgattttgatcggtcagtatgCATGTTAGCTATATATTACATTACAGTAGTCCGATCTTCTGAGATTGTACCGCtgcattgcacaaaaaaccaacCGAATTCGCGAAGATgcctcgtaaaataaaaaagttttccatacaagaacaagATTTTGCCGTtccgtttgtatgacagtttaTTATTTAGTGGttcgatttgaaaaattatctcGTAGACTGTTGTTCctttctgggtgttgcaaattCATGGCAAATCTACTATACTAtatatagggtataaaaatatacgagcaactcaaattgaaaataataatacagtTTTACAAGCATTTTATTTGTAATGCATTTATGATTGCAGGGTggatacagaaatatttctattaatcATATATAGTTGTCATGGCTTTAGAGTTTAGGAGAATAGTAGAATGTTATTTTACGTGATATGTGAAGAGGGAATTgttgaaatagaaaataaaacctTTCTAAGCGCCTATTAATGTAACGTCACCTAgcattattcaaataaaaatgtataacacaTAATTAATGTTAATAATGTATTTAATGTTTGGCATTTTCTTGATAAAAATAGAAAGTCTTTACAGCGTAATAACGGATTTGGCTAAGCTTACATGTCAGCTTACACTAGCTCATTAAACTACCTGTCAGACAAGTTTGAAATCAATTAGTGTGTGCAGATGCCACTATCTAATGCAGAAAGTAACTAACATTTCATATTGCTAATCATAAAGTAATGCATTTATTTGTATCGTGTATTCATCTATACTTAATACTTAGTTAAAGGAAAGTTTATCAGCTTATAAACATTTGTTATTCGCGAAATATAAAACCTCTCTCTTTTAAATCTTTCCGTGCCAGCTCAATCTGTTCTTGCAGTTCTTTGGCTGCCAGTGGACAATCATTAAATGTAAACGTGCGATAGAGTACCACTGTAGCCGAATAAGCCtgtgaaaacaaagaaatttataagtaatacaaaataattGAGTTTCTGCTTTAGAATGTTCACTGACTCACCCCAACCAGCACCAGCAATATAAGTGGCAACAGCTGAATTTCCAATTCCCATTTGGTAAGCACAGGTGCGCGTAATATACCGGTCACTATGGCCACATAAGGTATCGCAAAGAGTCCAATATATAAAAGCCAACGTTGTAAATTCGTCATAACCATTGTTTGCCggtaaattttattaatcaaTGGAATCtaaaaattgaatatatgtaaataatcaacACTTGCGTGGCGTTTGACATTGGCAATCAGCTGTTTTCGGTATTTATTTAATGGCCGCCGTTGTATTTGTAAACAACAGCATAGCGTCTATTGTGAATAACGAGGGTTCTGGCGTTAGATGGCGCCGGTTTGTGTATGTGTTAAGCGATTtgttttgatattaatttcaaatagatttttataaaagtatttagTATAATAATCGCAGTtgggaattttaaataaaaaactttaaattgaaaaaaaattagattttggaAATGTTGgatttaaaaatggaaaatttaattttgtaaagcacaattgggattaaaaattaacttggcattttttcagaattaaacattgctaaaatataaattgttagaATGGGTAAGTTTTCCGATCACTAATGCTTATTAGAGTATTGAATTGAAGTCTCGCACAGAGCTATTCAATTATAAacttggaattaaaatttttttatttttcaataaggTATTTgtgactaaaatttttttatcactcCGGTGTTTGggattagaaattttaaaattatttttaagtaatattttcggGATTGCAAATTGTGATTTTAATATTGattcaattattttcttaatgcattatttaaaattctgataatattaaaaattaattagagaTTTCGGaactaaattcaatattttaatcaCTTATATGTTATATGATACCTTTAGTAATAACTCTTTATCATACAAAGTAAAAATAGATTTTCAATAAGAGATAATAGCCCAAGTAATAATAATCACTAttaattattacatattcaGTTGATTATGATAAAATTTaatcgttatttatttattttaatgttgtttataataatttgtcgCATTTTGCAAATGATTTATTACAACGGAGCAAGGTTCATTTTCCAGTAAATTTTTGACGCGACAACCaatgatttgaaatttaatatcatCTGTTTGCACATTACCACCAACAAATAGCTAAAACGGTTAATTGTATAatcaattatttaatatttttttattggcatttttatattaaagttgATTACCTCTGGATTACTGCTTAAGGCCCAAAGTTCATCTTCATCGAGATTATTGCGGTTCACTTTAAGCCCTGTAACAAATCGTAATCTTTCCGGGTTATAAGCGACAACCTGTATTTTGAAAAcaatcaaattaataatttttctttgtatgataaaaaataacgatatataatatgttcctGAGGGCAAACCTTGTGTTTGTTTGATATAACTTCATTCTTCCTCTTCTAagtataatttgttatattaAGAGGGTTTTTGGTTGCTTTTAGTTCGCCTACTTTTCTCTCAATTACCTTCAAATGATCCGAATCGTAATCGCTGTCTTCCTTCCAGGCTATTAAGGCGCTTGAGCTTATCAAACTGCAATATAAATTACCCTCACTGTCCATAGCTTCCGATTCACACTGTATGCCGCGGCTGCCAACGATTCTAAATTCTTTTAACAGTTCGTTTTGTGTTTCCATATCTTTAAGCTGTGTCCACAGTGAAGCGTTATTGACTACAATTAACGGTACACTTACTTCTAGAAAGCTATTCAGTGCATGGAAATATAAGCGTCGATCAGCTGGaactaaacaattttaatattttatttatatgcttaatatttttggaaataagtgGCATTTTCTGCTGTGTGGGCGATAAAAAATTACCGACTAATGAATCTACattataggtatacatatgtatacataatattttaaaatattaatatttccttAAACCTTAAAATACATTATTAGGCGCTGACTTTCTAGAGATCTTGAAGTTTCAAATGAGTAGCTTAGTAATATTTCACATTACAGTTCTTGAACCCACAGGCTATAAGGTTTTatgaaatttcataaatattttaccgTTCTTACCTCCTTCCTTGTCATGCTGTCTTGGACTTATGCTGACTGTGAAAATGCCGCTGCTGCCTGTCTTATCCTGCGTCAATTGTTGCTCTGGTTGCATGTGGGCATTTTGTATGCGCCAAGATTGCTCTCGATTCATATCGTAAACAATCAGACCATAACCCCAGGGATCCGCGATGTAGACCATAGCAGTACTACACTCCGCTTTCGGCACCGATTCATCTATGTCCACAGCGAGGGCGGTAAAAATGGATACTCCCGGTGTATATTGTGATGCTGGAATAACATAACGATGTAACAGCTGATCGGTGACCAAGTCAAAGGCGAGTATTTGAGGCGCACAATATTGAATACCGTTAATCTGACCCAAGTCAACAACCCACAAACGCCAACAATCGTCAATCTAACGAAGAGAAGAGTGCGAGAAAGAGATCGAATTTAGAGCATGttaattttatatgtgtgtggtGGAGTCGTGTTGTTGTCACTTACGAACGTGCGTATTGCCGAAGTTATGGTGCTGCAATTTTGACCAAAGTTGGAGTGCCAATCATAACTGGGATAAGGCACCAGAATTGGATTAAGTATTGTCGAGTTATCACTGTCAGCGACCACAGCTAGGGAATAAAGAACGCCGTGGCTCAAACGTGGTATGGTAAGGAAGGTCCGATGGTAGCCGTCATCTGAACAGATAGAGATATAGTAAGGGTGAGAGAGAGTGGGGAATATCATAATTAATATAGAATTGCAAGTAATTGTATAACTTTCTTTGGTAATTAAGTAAAAGAAAAAGCAATCACTCACCCCCGTATTCCACATCCACATCGACTGGCAGCAATTTTTCCTGTGCGTAACGATTTGCATCCAGCGTTGGCGGTTGTTGATAGCCTTCGGGCACACTCAATTTCAATTCGCTCCATTTATGAAGCGTAACGAACTCTTTTCTATGCAGAAGTGGCTCACCATCACTTTCTGCCACACCGCCACTGACCAAATGGAGCAACAGTTGCACAAAGCAGcaacataacaacaacatactGCGAATCAGGGTTCAATTTCCCACAATCACAAATGTTttccaaacaaataaaaaaaaaaaattaataataatcaaaatattacaGTTAAGATAATAGCTGAACTGAGTTCTTAAGCGGGTGACGTCCGCCTCGACGCGTTACTAAAGTCTGACTGATTGAGCGCCCTGGATGACTGCGTGCATCGTGCAGCATCTTCTCCAAATGCCGCTTTCTACATGCAGTGAAAATATGCGTACATTTGTATAATACTTATGTCtaagcatacaaacatacagatgTCTGCCGGGTTTTTGTAGGCGCTAACCAAGTCTAATTAGCCAACGGCATTCTTGAATGCAACCAAACGTCAAAGTAAACTATCCACTTCACGTCGAGGTAACATAAATAATGAAATCACTTTATTCTGTAGACAAGACAACTCCAGCAACACTTATTGATATTTGAGTTATTGTTCGCTACACCAGAGTGTATGCGGCATATACGACTAAAGTTGTGTTCTAATGAACATATAAGAGATAAGGGTGACGAGCTTAGTCGATTTGCGTTGATGTCCGTTGCTCTGTTAGTATTTACTAGTCgattagtttttgagatattgaagACATcctttctctccaagaagctgctcatttgtcggaatcgccgatatctgatcactataaaatatagctaCCATACCAACTGATCGGTCcatatcaagttattgtatggagCACTTTTTTTTTAGGATTATAGTCCAAGGCAAAGCTACAACATCCAAACATATTGTTCTGTTCAGTAGTCCGAACATATCTATACATATCTGCCAACAAACGGACCAATCAAaaacaagtccttgtatggaaaacttgttttttttttagattacaTAGGAGAGAAGAGAGAGCCCAATAATTGGAAGAATTCGAAATATCTGAACTATTTCCAGAAGTGGAATTTGAAGAATTTTAAATCTATATAATTATAGCTCGAAAATGTTTTGAGAAagaacttatattatatatatgtataattatcaATTCCATAAAAGGACTCTGGCGAATTCTAGTAAGTAAAGGTGACATAAAGAAGGAAAGGACTAATGCCGCATTGAAAATAggtcttaaaaataaattgagatTTGTTATCTTCGCTTGCTTCGCTAAGATTAATAAAATCCTAGTTGAGAAGACAGAACTCGCTTTTTTAAAATAGTcctgaaatatttatagaaaaacatTCAACCAAAAATTATGTCAGCAGATGTAATTTAGGTGGTCTCACGGATACACATCACAATAGGACATTGATGAGAATAAGTATCGAACTGAATATATCTTTCATACTTGGAACGAAATCCAAATCATATTCAAGAATTCCAAAATATAACTAATAAGCAAGCGGTGGTTTAAATCTCCAATATAAATActgtattttatgttaaatgTTCTAAAAGAAGGGCACAAATCTTTCGTCTTTAACCACATACAATTTGGAGTCATATTTGTATACAAttcatttacagtttttttttcactttgcacTGGTAACCGACATCAATGCCAACACATCCTGTCACACACACCATATTCaagaatgtatatatgtatgtatagatgtgTATTCGAATAAGTATTTGGTCAGACGGTTGGCTTAGGCCAAATACTTTTGACTTGATTTGCCGCACCAGACGATTGTTTGCACGCGTGTGCGAGTGAGCGCTTGACTGTTTAACTGCTTGCCGCAAAGAACAAACGACCAACTTGGCCATAAAGCCTTAACAGGTACACGAATAACAGTGCAGCGGCAGCAACCACAGCGAAGactgcaaatacatatgtgtgtgtgcaagtcAGGCAAATCAGAGTGTTTCATACGGTACGATTTAGCCAGAAGTTGGCTGGCACCGTACTTTTGTAATAGTTTTCCAATAGTGATTTACTTTTGAGTAGGTGCTTCTACATACattttgtaagtatgtataagcGTTTACATTCATACCTAAAGGGTTTTTTTGTTACCTGGAAAAACAAACCTaaagtgtaaataataaacaataagaaCGGAACAAATAACTCATAAGACAATTCATTCAACAACTACGCATCCAACGATATTTGTGTTTATATGAATGAAGAATTAGCTGCACTTGGCTCTATGGGTGACCCGCGGCAGAGGGCAGCGTTGTGACATTGAGGTGTTAAGAGCTCTTGTACACATGCAGAGCTATAACCCAgtattaaattgtatgtctttCTGTCCCTATTGATTATTGTGTCCCTTAGGTATAATGAAATCAAATCACAAAATAGCTTATCTCCCAAAATCACATCATGTGTTAAAGCGTCGTATCAATATGTGATTTAAAGTGTATGCTTTAATAAATACTTACACCTTAagaatcaattaaaaaatcgcaatataaaactaaaacacAACACATCAAGTGCTGTACCATAATGTCACAACATATCGTTACGCCATCATATGTCATACAATAAAATGTCACTCCATCATATAcatgttgttgtaaattgtatctaGAGCCTACTAATTTGACGATATTGCTTGCATTGAGTATCAATTGACCCATACTCAATTCAAATAATATAACACTCCAAGTATATTATATCACTTGAACATTATCTACATCAAC
It contains:
- the yellow-e3 gene encoding dopaminechrome tautomerase isoform X2 — translated: MLLLCCCFVQLLLHLVSGGVAESDGEPLLHRKEFVTLHKWSELKLSVPEGYQQPPTLDANRYAQEKLLPVDVDVEYGDDGYHRTFLTIPRLSHGVLYSLAVVADSDNSTILNPILVPYPSYDWHSNFGQNCSTITSAIRTFIDDCWRLWVVDLGQINGIQYCAPQILAFDLVTDQLLHRYVIPASQYTPGVSIFTALAVDIDESVPKAECSTAMVYIADPWGYGLIVYDMNREQSWRIQNAHMQPEQQLTQDKTGSSGIFTVSISPRQHDKEGVPADRRLYFHALNSFLEVSVPLIVVNNASLWTQLKDMETQNELLKEFRIVGSRGIQCESEAMDSEGNLYCSLISSSALIAWKEDSDYDSDHLKVVAYNPERLRFVTGLKVNRNNLDEDELWALSSNPELFVGGNVQTDDIKFQIIGCRVKNLLENEPCSVVINHLQNATNYYKQH
- the Dpm3 gene encoding dolichol-phosphate mannosyltransferase subunit 3, which produces MVMTNLQRWLLYIGLFAIPYVAIVTGILRAPVLTKWELEIQLLPLILLVLVGAYSATVVLYRTFTFNDCPLAAKELQEQIELARKDLKERGFIFRE
- the yellow-e3 gene encoding dopaminechrome tautomerase isoform X1 gives rise to the protein MLLLCCCFVQLLLHLVSGGVAESDGEPLLHRKEFVTLHKWSELKLSVPEGYQQPPTLDANRYAQEKLLPVDVDVEYGDDGYHRTFLTIPRLSHGVLYSLAVVADSDNSTILNPILVPYPSYDWHSNFGQNCSTITSAIRTFIDDCWRLWVVDLGQINGIQYCAPQILAFDLVTDQLLHRYVIPASQYTPGVSIFTALAVDIDESVPKAECSTAMVYIADPWGYGLIVYDMNREQSWRIQNAHMQPEQQLTQDKTGSSGIFTVSISPRQHDKEGGKNVPADRRLYFHALNSFLEVSVPLIVVNNASLWTQLKDMETQNELLKEFRIVGSRGIQCESEAMDSEGNLYCSLISSSALIAWKEDSDYDSDHLKVVAYNPERLRFVTGLKVNRNNLDEDELWALSSNPELFVGGNVQTDDIKFQIIGCRVKNLLENEPCSVVINHLQNATNYYKQH